Sequence from the Candidatus Cloacimonadota bacterium genome:
AATGTACTTGATATCGATCAATATTACTCCGTATTATTCAAATTATCCAACTTAGTATGTTTGCTATTGCATCGTTAATAAACCTATTACCAGTGATTACAATGAGCTTATTGCGTCAAGATATTTTCTCTAGATTCCGAACATGGTATCAATGAATCTTAACCCTCTAGAGCCGTTAGAGAAGTTAAATAATAATGATGGTGCTAGAATACAGTTGAGCTAGTAAGAAAATTATGCTTGACTCAATTATGCTTATCATCTTGAATGGTGTTTAAATGAATAATTTAAGTACATAAACCTAAGATTTGGGAGAATCCATGAAAAAAGCCTTTCTATTAATCGGAATACTCTTTGCCCTTTTCCATTTATCTGCATATGTAATTGAGACGGGATCTTTAGAAAACTTTCTGATTCGCAGCGAACCAGCTTGTGAATATGACAATTGGGTATCGCATATTGCAGAAGGTATCGCAAGTCCTAATTACAATCTTTACGCACCCTACGACAGACAAACAAACGGATTTGGCAATTATGTTGTACCCACAAATACCGATCTTATCACTTGGGGCAACATCATTGATCTATTTTTGGATGGAATGTTGGAAGAAGCTCAGTTTGTTATTGATTCTGCCGGGTATCCATATCAAGTTGTAATGTTTAATGATACTAATACACGCAGACAGTATTATATGCTACGCGAGACACCAAATTTAGCTTATACTGACGATAATGGCACTGCAGACACTTATGATGATGAAATTGGCGCATTTCATTATGGGTGGGGTCTATACATCTACAATCCTACTGCGAGTCGCCCAATTATTGTTACTGTACCACATCCTAATGATGATTTCCCTACCCCAATTATGGGTTATGATGCTTTTACACTTTGGGAAGCATCCTATCTAATGATTAGTGGAACTGGAAGGGAAGTACGATGGTCTAATGTAGGCTCGTATACGAATACAAAATCCATTTCAGATCCCACCCGTTCCGAATCTCATCCATTTAACGTTGCTTACAAAAAATTCGCAGATAAGATCAGAGACAATTTCGAACAAATTGAGTTTTCTTTTCAAGTGCATTCTTATGATTGGAATCGTCATCAAGGATATACAGATAACCAAATATCTGCTGGTAACAACAAGCTTTGCCCAAATCTGCCAATTCGTGATCTTAGCAGTTTGAGGCAAGACATCATCCATCGTGGAGATCATCTCATGATTCCTGCCAACACCATCGGTATTCATCAAGATGTATACCTTAATCAATACTACTCAGTAAACTATAGTATTCATGATTTCACATTTACTGATGGAGAAGTTGAGTATCCCGTTAATGACATGGTAGATCTACCGGCATATTCTTTAAATCGGCAAATGCTATATACTCTAAGCGGATGGAACGACTATGATAGTTACGAGCCGTTTATGCATATTGAAATGGATGAACTGCCTAATATGTATGAAGAAACAGAAAATACATATAAGTGGTTCTATGGTTGGGATGAAGATGCTCGGATGTGGGATTTCGATAATCTCTTTGAGTATCCTAGACAGTATTATGGACGTTGGGTGCAAGATCTTAATAGTCTTTTTGACGATCTCTTCAATATGGATGATGGAATGGATCCCACAACTCCAGAAAACCTAAGCGTACTAAATAACTCCATGCAATATGTAACCCTACAATGGGATCGGAGTGATTCTTATGATTTCGACAGCTACGAGATTCTATACTCTGTAAATCCCATAGATGAAGGTGAGTATAGTGTTTTCGATCGTAACAACAATTCGTTTCTTGCTTCGCAGGCTTGCACTTCTATTAACGTTACAGGATTGAATAGCAATTATAACTACCACTTCAAAATTAGAGCAAGAGATAAGAATGACAACTATTCTGAGCTTTCAAACGAAGTAATCTCTGCTCCCGCACCGGCATCTATTAACAGTTTTTCTGCGCATGGCCTGGAATCTTCCGTAAGACTAGCCTGGAACGTTACCCCCTCAACCGGTTTTGCTGGTTTTAAAGTATATAGAAAGAATGAAGAATCAGAATGGCATATAATTGATTCTTACACAGATAACCCATACTTAGAATCTGGATCTTACAGTTATGAATATTGGGATCTTAATGTTGAGAATAACGAACACTATACATATCGTATAAGCATTTTTAACAATAACGAAATAGAATCCATTCATAATGTATTGGCATCGGCTAGTCCTGCCATCATGCATGAACTTGTGCTAACCAATCACGCGGGTACCTTAATGGATACAGCAAACTTTGCCCAAAATCCTTACGCTACAGATGGACAAGATCAATATTGGGATACAAGCAAAAGTAATCCTTCTTCAAATTATGTATGGGTATCTTTCTACGAGCAGTATTGGTCGCAGAATGGTATTTATCTTTCTCAAGAAGTTAAGGGAGGTTACGATCCTACCCTAGATATGAAAACTTGGGTTATTCGAATACGCTCAGATCAATTAAATGTGCCCTTATACCTCGCGGTACCAACCGTCCTTCGTTCCGAAAAAATGTATATCTATGATAACGGAACCGGAAATTGGCACAATTGTGCAGATGGGGTTTACGAATTCATGGTTAGCAGTAGTTCATATAGAACTATGACGCTTTATTGGGGTAATATGCAACCCACCGTTAATCATGGAGCGTTACAAAATAAAGTGATACAGGGCGGCAATAATATTACGTTTTCTTGGACAGCTCAATATCCATTTCTGATAGATCACATGAATCTTTTTTTGCGAAATGCTACTGATTCATTGATGGTCTATTCAAATATCCCTTCTACTGTATCAAGTTACAATTATATCGTTCCTCAGACCTTAGATATGCCCGAAACAAAAGTATTCTTGGAAATGGTAGCTACCGATGGTTTACGCAAAGAATATGTATCTTCACATACTTTAGCTTTTGTACCGC
This genomic interval carries:
- a CDS encoding T9SS type A sorting domain-containing protein, which translates into the protein MKKAFLLIGILFALFHLSAYVIETGSLENFLIRSEPACEYDNWVSHIAEGIASPNYNLYAPYDRQTNGFGNYVVPTNTDLITWGNIIDLFLDGMLEEAQFVIDSAGYPYQVVMFNDTNTRRQYYMLRETPNLAYTDDNGTADTYDDEIGAFHYGWGLYIYNPTASRPIIVTVPHPNDDFPTPIMGYDAFTLWEASYLMISGTGREVRWSNVGSYTNTKSISDPTRSESHPFNVAYKKFADKIRDNFEQIEFSFQVHSYDWNRHQGYTDNQISAGNNKLCPNLPIRDLSSLRQDIIHRGDHLMIPANTIGIHQDVYLNQYYSVNYSIHDFTFTDGEVEYPVNDMVDLPAYSLNRQMLYTLSGWNDYDSYEPFMHIEMDELPNMYEETENTYKWFYGWDEDARMWDFDNLFEYPRQYYGRWVQDLNSLFDDLFNMDDGMDPTTPENLSVLNNSMQYVTLQWDRSDSYDFDSYEILYSVNPIDEGEYSVFDRNNNSFLASQACTSINVTGLNSNYNYHFKIRARDKNDNYSELSNEVISAPAPASINSFSAHGLESSVRLAWNVTPSTGFAGFKVYRKNEESEWHIIDSYTDNPYLESGSYSYEYWDLNVENNEHYTYRISIFNNNEIESIHNVLASASPAIMHELVLTNHAGTLMDTANFAQNPYATDGQDQYWDTSKSNPSSNYVWVSFYEQYWSQNGIYLSQEVKGGYDPTLDMKTWVIRIRSDQLNVPLYLAVPTVLRSEKMYIYDNGTGNWHNCADGVYEFMVSSSSYRTMTLYWGNMQPTVNHGALQNKVIQGGNNITFSWTAQYPFLIDHMNLFLRNATDSLMVYSNIPSTVSSYNYIVPQTLDMPETKVFLEMVATDGLRKEYVSSHTLAFVPRLNQIFTSPGWATKSNPFVMETFNIAQDFGDGSTGYIYDTEWIESDEFSFGPGYFMHATDYTVNASTSDVLGDAISIELEPGWNFVANPHVCAYNISSLRFYVNGTLYRFSEMIAQELISRAIYVYRNNSFELTNRIEPYEAFFIKSYANIGNGVSINFYPYNFGTNIIPPAPLWSITVNSSLSDNDQIVIGSNPIATSGHDFKLDLPKSPQRILFASTELYLDRSDNPEFIDPYLREEYRENFAFNGEEEMVFSYTLEASEAGTISFNFVLNGLPSEWTSKFSFNNSVLRTITDESQFEYYIDEAGVYHGEIVVYNHFVSNEDLVHSPIINVKAYPNPFNPTVNISFNLPSNQSCKVEVFNIRGQKVSTLYSGLLAKGNHQLQWNGKDYNNHNVASGVYFARIKTGNISKNVKMMLMK